The following coding sequences lie in one Lolium perenne isolate Kyuss_39 chromosome 2, Kyuss_2.0, whole genome shotgun sequence genomic window:
- the LOC127333284 gene encoding vascular-related unknown protein 1, with product MDDLVSSSSFKSDLSCSEAEAQPEESSWTGYFVDFMMSEEEKKRQEASYCTYDQEEEVDEEESSMISDAASLAPAALLDRYKGLKKLKKKIFKALDHDDSLEDTASSPVNSPKVSALSQLEFSPKRRCNVRDLAKGVGIGYDHGREGMDYEDADEMIRGVRFLDQSQKGIAPCAELKDKGLCLVPLSMLLNYQG from the exons ATGGATGATTTAGTTAGCAGCTCGTCTTTCAAGAGTGACCTCAGCTGCAGTGAAGCGGAGGCCCAACCAGAAGAGAGTTCTTGGACCGGTTACTTTGTGGATTTCATGATGtccgaggaggagaagaagaggcAAGAAGCTTCATATTGCACTTatgatcaggaggaggaggtggacgaGGAGGAGAGCTCTATGATCTCTGACGCCGCCTCCCTCGCTCCGGCAGCGTTGCTAGACAGGTACAAGGGGCTGAAGAAGCTCAAGAAGAAAATCTTCAAGGCACTGGATCATGATGATTCCTTGGAGGACACTGCAAGCTCTCCTGTAAATAGCCCTAAG GTCAGTGCTTTGTCACAACTAGAATTCAGCCCTAAAAGGAGGTGCAATGTTAGGGACCTCGCCAAG GGGGTTGGGATTGGATATGATCACGGAAGAGAGGGGATGGATTATGAAGATGCAGATGAAATGATAAGAGGAGTGAGATTTCTTGATCAGAGCCAGAAGGGTATAGCACCATGTGCAGAGCTCAAGGACAAGGGGCTTTGTTTGGTTCCATTGTCCATGTTGCTGAACTACCAGGGTTAA